One part of the Amphiprion ocellaris isolate individual 3 ecotype Okinawa chromosome 24, ASM2253959v1, whole genome shotgun sequence genome encodes these proteins:
- the LOC111571705 gene encoding rho GTPase-activating protein 6 isoform X3 → MGDSVFLDRQNSYLGDFTWSSLSGRSVRLMPVAIQSLSELERARLQEVAYTRLHQDYDLGCQITMPKDGQKRKKSLRRKLDSLAKEKSKDKECVPQAFSIPLSQVIANDRTHRQRQDGYRQDPPQREEHKDPSDLVSSILQFATKRPSNKELSSSNSSLSSTSETANESTSPNTPEAAPRARRRGGMSVDSITDLDDNQSRLLEALQLSLPAETPSKKEKHRDKRLSLNPIYRQVPRVVDSCCQHIEKYGLQTVGIFRVGSSKKRVRQLREEFDRGIDVQLDEEHSIHDVAALLKEFLRDMPDPLLTKELYTAFINTTLLDSDEQQSVTQLLVYLLPACNSDTFHRLLEFLSTVADHAHDQQDKDGQEITGNKMTSLNLATIFGPNLLHKQKSSDKEFSVQSSARAEESTAVIAVLQRMIASYHTLFMVPPDLQNEVLMSLLETDPDVVDYLLRRKASQSPDLLQAEETFNLSERRSSSDSNKASSGEVSPYDNNSPVLSERRGETGSPASEQLFRVPEQYSLVGQVAGWNRDPGADSWGSKEEHANIWGTWHSTLKPALKSQTYTGSHGNMSEGSSRSSQEGLDGLHGDGRQQTTVQRTQTECRPHPPVTRVCTTPHVESGRTRLQLNINPSMTAHLNSMQGLQRGNSRPQGGVNAGEGGPPPPYNAHHRLASSQSSPLLATAPQPPLQHGKPSAMQSNSTTDAQMVPQSPEWQDWQRDRWQIWQLLSSDNADTLPETLV, encoded by the exons ATggacagaagaggaaaaagtcacTGAGGAGGAAGTTGGACTCTCTAGCGAAAGAGAAGAGTAAAGACAAAG AATGCGTACCCCAGGCCTTCAGCATACCCCTCTCCCAGGTCATCGCTAATGACAGAACACACAGGCAGCGTCAGGATGGTTATCGTCAGGACCCTCCACAGCGGGAGGAGCACAAAGACCCCTCTGATCTCGTCTCATCCATTTTACAG TTTGCCACCAAGCGGCCGTCCAACAAGGAGTTATCCAGCAGCAACTCCTCGCTCAGTTCCACGTCGGAAACAGCCAACGAGTCGACATCACCGAACACCCCTGAAGCTGCACCACGAGCCCGCAGGAGG GGAGGCATGTCGGTGGACTCCATCACGGACCTGGACGACAACCAGTCCCGCCTGCTCGAGGCGCTGCAGCTCTCCCTGCCGGCCGAAACGCCGAGCAAAAAGGAGAAGCACAGGGACAAAAGGCTGAGCCTCAATCCCATTTACCGTCAGGTGCCCCGGGTGGTCGACAGCTGCTGTCAGCACATCGAGAAATATG GTTTGCAGACTGTGGGGATCTTCAGAGTGGGAAGTTCCAAGAAGAGAGTCCGACAA CTACGTGAGGAGTTTGATCGAGGCATTGATGTCCAGCTGGATGAGGAGCACAGCATTCACGACGTGGCTGCTCTACTGAAAGAGTTCCTCAGAGACATGCCCGACCCTCTTCTCACCAAGGAGCTGTACACGGCCTTCATTAACACCACAT TGTTGGACTCCGACGAGCAGCAAAGCGTCACTCAACTCCTGGTCTACCTGCTCCCAGCATGCAACAGCGACACCTTTCACCGTCTCTTGGAGTTCTTGTCCACCGTGGCCGACCATGCCCACGACCAGCAGGACAAAGACGGACAGGAG ATCACAGGGAACAAGATGACGTCTCTAAATCTCGCCACTATCTTCGGCCCCAACCTGCTCCACAAACAGAAGAGCTCTGACAAGGAGTTCAGCGTCCAGAGCTCGGCCAGGGCCGAGGAGAGCACTGCTGTCATCGCCGTGCTGCAGAGGATGATCGCTAGCTACCATACGCTCTTCATG GTACCTCCTGATTTGCAAAATGAGGTTTTGATGAGCCTACTGGAAACCGATCCAGATGTGGTGGACTACCTTCTGAGGAGAAAAGCCTCACA GAGTCCTGATCTGTTGCAAGCAGAAGAGACCTTCAACCTCAGCGAGCGACGGTCATCTAGCGACTCTAACAAGGCGTCCAGTGGCGAAGTGTCTCCGTATGACAACAACTCCCCGGTACTAAGCGAGAGGCGAGGAGAAACAGGAAGCCCGGCTAGCGAACAGCTCTTCCGGGTCCCAGAACAGTACTCTCTGGTAGGGCAGGTGGCCGGATGGAATAGAGACCCTGGTGCCGACTCCTGGGGCTCCAAAG AggagcatgctaacatttgggGCACATGGCACAGTACCCTGAAGCCAGCACTGAAGAGCCAAACATATACAG gttcccatggcaacatgTCAGAAGGAAGCTCCCGCAGCTCACAGGAAGGTCTTGATGGACTCCATGGTGACGGCAGGCAGCAGACAACGGTACAACGGACTCAGACGGAGTGCAGACCCCACCCGCCAGTCACCCGAGTGTGCACCACCCCACACGTGGAGTCGGGGCGGACGCGCCTGCAGCTAAACATCAACCCCTCCATGACTGCACACCTCAACAGCATGCAGGGCCTCCAGCGGGGGAACTCCCGACCTCAAGGTGGGGTGAATGCTGGCGAAGGCGGCCCTCCTCCGCCTTACAACGCCCACCATCGACTGGCTAGCTCGCAGAGCTCGCCTCTGCTCGCGACGGCTCCGCAGCCCCCCCTGCAGCACGGGAAGCCGAGCGCAATGCAGAGTAACTCCACAACGGACGCCCAAATGGTGCCGCAGAGTCCAGAGTGGCAGGACTGGCAGAGGGACCGCTGGCAGATCTGGCAACTGCTATCCTCAGACAATGCCGACACACTGCCGGAAACACTGGTGTGA